One Antarctobacter heliothermus DNA segment encodes these proteins:
- a CDS encoding type I polyketide synthase, translating to MNTPDPALAAKQTELSPLKRALIALEAAESRIAALEQAAKAPIALVGIGCRVPGADGPDAFWHLLDNGCDATGPVPENRWDHDSLFDPDPDSEGRISTRRGGFIDHVDAFDAGLFGISRREARGMDPQQRLFLQTAWEALEHAGIAPDSLSGSPTGVFCGATGSDYTYLQVAARDPALLDTHFASGIAHSVISGRLSYLLGLCGPSVTIDTACSSSLVAVHQAMQSLRRGETRLAIAGGVSLMLSPEIFIALSRAHMLAPDGRCKAFDASADGFARAEGCGAVVLKTLAAAQADGDRVIAVLRGSAVNQDGPSSGLTAPSGPAQESVIRAALADAGIGPADLGYLEAHGTGTNLGDPQEMRALGNVFAGRQSPLVVGSVKTNLGHLEGAAGVTGLIKLVLMLRARRIPRHLHFHTPSPHIPWAALPVRVPTATEAWEPVNERRIGSVSAFGFSGTNAHVVVEEAPPPAPARAPGEEPGVVGLSAASAESLRRLAALHAERLAQGETPALADLCRTANSGRAQLAYRATVNGASAGDLRAPLETLASGGGAVAGPIRQTPQIAFLFTGQGAQFAGMGRDLYDRAPVVRDILDRAAARLDPQLDAPLLDVVFGAQGTEGLLDQTRFTQPALFALEYALAQLWSSWGVRPDMVIGHSVGEFAAACMAGVMGFEDALDLVAERGRLMDALPEGGGMLSVAAPETALGGMLQGGLDIAAVNAPEQTVVSGPLDALDRLAAALTAEGIDSRSLPVSHAFHSGLVDPALDAFEAVAKRVSYGRPDLRLISNLTGKTVDAETIGTPGYWRRHMRDAVRFADGAAELARLGATAFVEIGPQPVLTALTRETLDGGDMPEGATFAASMRRGRGEWGQMQDALGALWTAGVPVDWQALEKLRGGRVVGLPTYPFVRDSHWISPRAELPGTGAAPGGLLGQAVPLALDEAQIWQGAAAADAPGWVSDHVVNGAVILPGAALISMMAAAQGADGRAALEDILFEAPLTLPGDGTALSLQTVARGGELTVHSRMGDSGDWQRHASARVAEQDALPASPAPECDQSVDPAELYEEWQAQGIALGPAFRVIETLTVTGDEVVGTIALPDDVAHDPALPIHPLLLDGCLQLIGASPAARAAGAFLPFAADRFALGGKPDRSLTVQVNVQSAGGDGLVAEIRARTEDGQPVLALTGLRLRRLAAPSALTAGGTPLSDALYALNWVAHGDLPSPDALVAGAAARAEDLASRAELDKYDIFAEAMDAACIPIVRRTFDALGWRPEPGSTVAEQALADRLGIVEDHRRLFSRLLDILAEAGDLDRAGEIWHVRRRLAPAEDPADLREIAPAAALPEVEMLLRAGAGLADALCGRTDPLELLFPGGDTSSAEKLYGEVPTSVYFNSLIAEILSGMVDVGRPLRILEIGGGTGGTTARVIERLPPGTRYVFTDIGPSFVERARDRFGHREGMDFQVLDLERELVDQGLDPHSFDVVIGANVVHATSDLAATLARVRRVIASGGRLVILEVTSPRRWFDLTVGLTSGWWAYSDTDLRRDGPLLDRKGWLDLLRQAGFTAPEALDGDPDLPGSRGRQAVLVAGARDGRQDRWLILPDTDTLAPRLSAALVSAGARAEVLDPDCDLRTELRRMAEAGEAPDRLVVLGGARRQSPSDRTAAALEVIQAVAEAAPDARLTLITRGAERLDRLTDTPREEEAAVAGLARSAALELPGQEFRRIDIEPGSDDPEGLAAALLDTADEPELALRGQDRLVARLSPWALPAAQDRASESWQLVNTDPGTLEGLDRAALTRRAPGPGEIEIAVEVAGLNFRDVLNALGEYPGAPPLGGECAGRVVAVGPGVQDFAAGDAVVGMSPGTLATHLTLPAALAAPLPDGFDMIDGAAFAIPFVTADYCLHEVGGLQAGERVLIHAAAGGVGMAALQIALAAGAEVYATAGSDEKRALVKALGAVRVMDSRTPGFRDEILEVTGGLGVDLVLNSLSGEMAEASLRALASGGRMVELGVRDLLDAATLNGIAPGIRYTPVNWGDIADNDPERIGVILRRVLGDLDTGKLTPLPRQCFAMENVEEAFRLMSRGEHVGKIVLTLSEQPVQVRRSGTYLVTGGLSGLGLDTLQRLAEDGAGRIVATGRRSPSDEVQARLDGLRAGGVRIDTRIVDVADPEGMEALVSDIRREGPPLRGVVHAAGTLSDAGLMSQDCKTIKAVMAAKVRGTQLLERLTRSDPLDLFCAFSSLASVLGAPAQANHAAANAALNALMRRRAANGLPGLAIAWGPWSGIGAAADPATIARLSEQGIRALSPAEGRAACAALMRDASGAVAVAPIDWERLAQWRGGTPNPVLPAAARLVPEAKMSAPTSNPKTRQEADDLLQRLADAAPERKRRVLDAFLEDTLRESFALPEGRRLDPATPFGELGLDSLLAIELRNRIGKALGRRLPATLLFENPSLAELGTALMAELGLDDQPAPPAQDKAAPADLFEGLDDMSDDELESLLGLDGNPNDEAEA from the coding sequence ATGAACACGCCCGACCCTGCCCTTGCCGCGAAACAAACGGAGCTCTCGCCGCTAAAACGCGCGCTGATCGCGCTGGAGGCGGCGGAGTCGCGGATCGCCGCGCTGGAACAGGCCGCAAAGGCGCCCATCGCCTTGGTCGGGATCGGTTGCCGGGTGCCGGGGGCAGACGGTCCCGACGCGTTCTGGCACCTGCTGGACAACGGCTGCGACGCCACCGGTCCGGTGCCCGAAAACCGCTGGGATCACGACAGTCTCTTTGATCCGGACCCGGACAGCGAGGGCCGTATCTCCACCCGCCGGGGCGGCTTCATCGACCATGTTGATGCCTTCGACGCGGGCCTGTTCGGCATTTCCCGTCGCGAGGCGCGTGGCATGGACCCGCAGCAACGGCTGTTCCTGCAGACTGCGTGGGAAGCGCTTGAACATGCCGGGATCGCGCCGGATTCGTTGAGCGGCTCGCCTACGGGGGTGTTCTGCGGCGCAACCGGGTCCGACTATACCTATCTGCAGGTGGCGGCGCGCGATCCCGCGCTTCTCGACACGCATTTCGCCTCGGGCATCGCGCACAGCGTGATCTCTGGGCGGCTGTCCTACCTGCTGGGCCTATGCGGACCCAGCGTCACAATCGACACCGCATGTTCATCGTCGCTGGTGGCGGTGCATCAGGCGATGCAGTCGCTACGGCGCGGCGAGACGCGGTTGGCCATTGCGGGCGGCGTCAGCTTGATGCTGTCGCCCGAGATCTTCATCGCGCTGTCGCGGGCGCACATGCTGGCACCGGACGGGCGCTGCAAGGCCTTCGACGCCAGCGCCGACGGGTTCGCGCGGGCAGAGGGCTGCGGCGCGGTGGTGCTGAAGACGCTGGCCGCCGCGCAGGCAGATGGCGACCGGGTGATCGCCGTGCTTCGCGGCAGCGCGGTGAACCAGGACGGCCCGTCCAGCGGGCTGACCGCGCCCAGCGGACCCGCGCAGGAATCGGTGATCCGCGCCGCGCTGGCCGATGCCGGGATCGGACCCGCCGATCTGGGCTACCTAGAGGCGCATGGCACCGGCACCAATCTGGGCGATCCGCAGGAAATGCGCGCGCTCGGAAACGTGTTCGCGGGCCGCCAGTCGCCGCTGGTCGTTGGCTCCGTCAAGACCAATCTCGGCCATCTCGAAGGCGCCGCCGGTGTGACCGGCCTGATCAAGTTGGTCCTGATGCTACGCGCCCGCCGGATCCCGCGTCACCTGCATTTCCACACCCCCAGCCCCCATATTCCGTGGGCGGCCCTGCCGGTTCGCGTGCCCACCGCGACGGAAGCTTGGGAGCCGGTCAACGAACGCCGCATCGGGTCGGTCAGCGCCTTCGGTTTCAGCGGCACCAACGCGCATGTGGTGGTAGAAGAGGCCCCGCCCCCCGCTCCGGCCCGCGCGCCAGGGGAGGAACCGGGCGTCGTCGGATTGTCCGCGGCCAGCGCAGAGTCGCTGCGCCGGCTCGCCGCGCTTCATGCCGAACGCCTGGCACAGGGCGAGACGCCCGCGCTGGCCGATCTGTGCCGGACCGCCAACTCCGGGCGCGCGCAGCTTGCCTACCGCGCCACTGTGAACGGCGCGTCGGCGGGCGACCTGCGGGCACCGTTGGAGACGCTCGCCTCGGGCGGCGGAGCGGTCGCCGGTCCGATCCGACAGACCCCGCAGATCGCTTTCCTGTTCACCGGGCAAGGCGCGCAATTCGCGGGGATGGGCCGTGACCTGTACGACCGGGCGCCGGTGGTGCGCGACATCCTCGACCGCGCCGCCGCGCGGCTGGACCCACAGCTTGATGCGCCGTTGCTCGACGTTGTGTTCGGCGCGCAGGGCACAGAGGGTCTGCTGGACCAGACCCGTTTTACCCAGCCCGCGCTCTTCGCCCTCGAATACGCGCTGGCACAGCTCTGGTCGTCGTGGGGTGTCCGGCCGGACATGGTGATCGGCCACTCGGTCGGGGAATTCGCCGCCGCCTGTATGGCCGGTGTGATGGGGTTCGAGGACGCACTCGACCTGGTGGCAGAACGGGGTCGCCTGATGGATGCCTTGCCCGAGGGCGGCGGGATGCTGTCGGTCGCCGCGCCGGAAACCGCGCTGGGCGGGATGCTGCAAGGCGGATTGGACATCGCCGCGGTGAACGCGCCAGAACAAACCGTCGTCTCGGGTCCGCTGGACGCGCTGGACAGGCTGGCCGCCGCGCTGACCGCCGAGGGCATCGACAGCCGCAGCCTGCCGGTGTCGCACGCCTTCCATTCAGGCCTTGTCGATCCCGCGCTGGATGCGTTCGAGGCGGTCGCGAAGCGCGTGTCCTACGGTCGGCCCGACCTGCGCCTGATCTCCAACCTCACGGGCAAGACCGTCGACGCGGAGACGATCGGCACGCCCGGCTACTGGCGGCGTCACATGCGCGATGCGGTGCGGTTCGCCGACGGCGCGGCAGAGCTTGCGCGGCTGGGGGCCACGGCCTTCGTCGAGATCGGCCCGCAACCCGTGCTGACGGCGTTGACGCGCGAGACTCTGGACGGCGGAGACATGCCAGAGGGGGCGACGTTTGCTGCATCAATGCGTCGCGGACGCGGCGAATGGGGACAGATGCAGGACGCCCTCGGGGCGCTCTGGACCGCCGGAGTGCCGGTCGACTGGCAGGCGCTCGAAAAGCTGCGCGGCGGGCGCGTTGTCGGCCTGCCGACCTATCCCTTCGTCCGCGACTCCCACTGGATCTCGCCGCGCGCGGAACTGCCCGGGACCGGGGCCGCCCCCGGCGGGTTGCTGGGCCAAGCCGTGCCGCTGGCGCTGGACGAGGCGCAGATTTGGCAAGGTGCCGCTGCGGCCGACGCGCCCGGCTGGGTATCGGATCACGTTGTGAACGGCGCGGTGATCCTGCCCGGCGCGGCGCTGATCTCGATGATGGCCGCGGCGCAGGGGGCGGACGGACGCGCCGCGCTGGAGGACATCCTGTTCGAAGCGCCGCTGACCCTGCCCGGGGACGGAACTGCCCTGTCCTTGCAGACCGTCGCCCGGGGCGGAGAGCTGACCGTGCACAGCCGCATGGGCGACAGCGGCGACTGGCAGCGTCACGCCTCTGCCCGTGTGGCAGAACAAGACGCATTGCCCGCATCACCAGCGCCAGAGTGTGACCAATCCGTCGATCCGGCCGAACTCTACGAGGAGTGGCAGGCGCAGGGCATCGCGCTTGGCCCGGCCTTCCGGGTGATCGAGACGCTCACTGTCACCGGCGACGAGGTGGTCGGGACGATTGCACTTCCCGATGACGTCGCGCACGACCCGGCGCTGCCGATCCATCCGTTGCTGCTGGATGGTTGCCTGCAACTGATCGGCGCATCCCCGGCCGCGCGTGCGGCGGGCGCGTTCCTGCCCTTCGCCGCCGACCGCTTCGCCCTTGGTGGCAAGCCGGACCGCAGCCTGACGGTGCAGGTCAATGTGCAGTCTGCGGGCGGCGATGGACTGGTCGCTGAGATCCGGGCAAGAACGGAAGACGGACAGCCCGTCCTCGCGCTGACCGGACTCCGGCTGCGTCGGCTGGCGGCACCGAGCGCGCTGACCGCCGGGGGGACGCCCCTGTCGGACGCGCTCTACGCGTTGAACTGGGTGGCGCACGGCGACCTCCCCTCACCTGATGCGCTTGTCGCCGGGGCAGCCGCGCGGGCCGAAGATCTCGCCAGCAGGGCCGAACTAGACAAGTACGACATATTCGCAGAGGCGATGGACGCGGCCTGTATCCCCATCGTGCGTAGGACCTTTGACGCGCTGGGATGGAGGCCCGAACCCGGCAGCACCGTCGCGGAACAGGCCCTTGCGGACCGGTTGGGCATTGTCGAGGACCACCGCCGCCTGTTCTCGCGCCTGCTGGACATATTGGCCGAGGCGGGCGATCTGGACCGCGCGGGCGAGATCTGGCATGTGCGGCGCCGGCTGGCCCCGGCCGAAGATCCGGCCGACCTGCGCGAAATCGCGCCCGCCGCCGCCCTGCCAGAGGTAGAGATGCTGCTGCGCGCGGGTGCGGGCCTTGCCGATGCGCTGTGCGGGCGGACCGACCCGCTGGAGCTGCTGTTTCCCGGCGGCGACACGAGCAGCGCTGAGAAGCTTTACGGCGAGGTCCCGACATCGGTCTATTTCAATAGTCTGATCGCCGAGATCCTGTCTGGAATGGTGGATGTCGGGCGGCCCTTGCGGATTCTGGAAATCGGCGGCGGCACCGGCGGCACCACGGCGCGGGTGATCGAGCGTTTGCCCCCCGGAACCCGCTATGTGTTCACCGATATTGGCCCCAGTTTTGTCGAACGTGCGCGAGACCGTTTTGGCCACCGCGAGGGCATGGACTTTCAGGTGCTGGACCTCGAACGGGAGCTTGTCGATCAAGGGCTCGACCCACACTCCTTCGACGTGGTGATCGGGGCCAACGTGGTGCACGCCACGAGCGACCTTGCCGCGACGCTGGCGCGTGTGCGGCGTGTCATCGCGTCCGGCGGGCGGCTGGTGATACTTGAGGTTACGTCGCCCCGGCGGTGGTTCGACCTGACGGTCGGTCTGACCTCCGGTTGGTGGGCCTATTCCGACACTGACCTGCGCCGCGACGGCCCCTTGCTGGACCGGAAGGGCTGGCTGGACCTGCTGCGTCAAGCCGGGTTCACCGCGCCCGAGGCGTTGGACGGCGATCCCGACCTGCCCGGCAGCCGCGGGCGGCAGGCGGTGCTGGTCGCTGGTGCCCGCGACGGGCGGCAGGACCGCTGGCTGATCCTGCCAGACACCGACACGCTGGCGCCGCGCCTCTCGGCGGCGCTGGTTTCCGCCGGGGCGCGGGCCGAGGTGCTGGACCCCGACTGCGACCTTCGAACCGAATTGCGGCGCATGGCCGAGGCGGGAGAGGCCCCGGACCGGCTCGTGGTCCTCGGCGGGGCACGGCGGCAGTCGCCAAGCGATCGAACCGCAGCGGCGCTGGAGGTGATTCAGGCCGTGGCCGAGGCCGCGCCGGACGCGCGTCTGACCCTGATCACGCGCGGCGCGGAACGGCTGGACCGCCTGACCGACACCCCGCGCGAAGAAGAGGCGGCGGTGGCCGGTCTTGCCCGCAGCGCGGCGCTGGAACTGCCCGGCCAGGAGTTTCGGCGCATCGACATCGAACCGGGATCGGACGATCCCGAGGGCCTGGCCGCCGCCCTGCTCGACACTGCCGACGAGCCGGAACTGGCGCTGCGCGGCCAGGACCGGCTCGTGGCCCGCCTGTCGCCCTGGGCACTGCCCGCGGCACAGGACCGGGCGTCGGAAAGCTGGCAGCTGGTGAACACAGATCCCGGTACACTGGAGGGGCTGGACCGCGCGGCCCTGACGCGGCGCGCGCCCGGTCCCGGCGAGATCGAGATCGCGGTCGAGGTCGCCGGGTTGAACTTCCGCGACGTGCTGAACGCGCTTGGCGAATATCCGGGGGCCCCGCCTTTAGGCGGCGAATGCGCCGGACGTGTCGTGGCCGTGGGGCCGGGCGTGCAGGATTTCGCGGCGGGCGACGCGGTGGTCGGCATGTCGCCGGGGACGCTGGCCACGCACCTGACGCTTCCAGCCGCGCTGGCGGCGCCGCTGCCCGACGGCTTTGACATGATCGACGGGGCAGCCTTTGCCATTCCCTTCGTCACCGCCGATTACTGCCTGCACGAGGTCGGCGGCCTTCAAGCGGGCGAGCGTGTGCTGATCCACGCCGCGGCGGGCGGGGTCGGGATGGCCGCCTTGCAGATCGCGCTGGCGGCCGGAGCCGAGGTCTATGCCACCGCCGGCAGCGACGAGAAGCGCGCGCTGGTGAAGGCGCTCGGGGCTGTCCGCGTGATGGATTCCCGAACTCCCGGCTTCCGCGACGAGATATTGGAGGTCACCGGCGGGCTTGGCGTCGACCTTGTGCTGAACTCGCTGTCCGGCGAGATGGCGGAAGCCAGCCTGAGAGCGCTGGCCAGCGGCGGCCGCATGGTCGAACTGGGCGTGCGCGACCTGCTCGACGCGGCGACCCTGAACGGGATTGCGCCCGGCATCCGATACACCCCGGTCAACTGGGGCGACATCGCCGACAACGACCCCGAGCGCATCGGCGTGATCCTCCGCCGGGTGCTTGGCGACCTCGATACCGGCAAGCTGACCCCACTGCCGCGCCAGTGCTTTGCAATGGAGAATGTCGAAGAGGCGTTCCGCCTGATGTCGCGCGGCGAGCATGTGGGCAAGATCGTCCTCACGCTGTCCGAACAGCCGGTGCAGGTTCGCCGGTCGGGCACCTACCTCGTGACCGGCGGGCTGTCCGGGCTGGGGCTGGACACGCTCCAACGGCTGGCCGAGGACGGTGCGGGACGCATCGTCGCCACCGGACGCCGCTCGCCATCAGACGAGGTGCAGGCACGGCTGGACGGGCTGCGCGCCGGGGGCGTCCGCATCGATACGCGGATCGTCGACGTGGCGGACCCAGAGGGCATGGAGGCACTTGTTTCCGACATACGGCGGGAGGGACCGCCGCTGCGCGGTGTCGTTCATGCGGCGGGCACATTGTCAGATGCCGGGCTGATGTCGCAGGACTGCAAGACGATCAAGGCAGTGATGGCCGCGAAGGTCCGCGGCACCCAGCTGCTGGAGCGGCTGACCCGCTCCGACCCGCTGGACCTGTTCTGTGCGTTCTCGTCTCTGGCCTCGGTCCTCGGCGCCCCGGCGCAGGCCAACCACGCCGCCGCAAACGCGGCGCTGAACGCGCTGATGCGCCGCCGCGCGGCCAACGGATTGCCCGGCCTGGCCATCGCCTGGGGGCCGTGGAGCGGCATCGGTGCCGCCGCCGACCCCGCCACAATCGCGCGCCTTTCGGAACAGGGGATCCGGGCGCTGTCGCCCGCCGAGGGACGCGCGGCCTGCGCCGCGCTCATGCGCGACGCCAGTGGCGCGGTGGCCGTGGCTCCAATTGACTGGGAGCGGCTTGCGCAATGGCGCGGCGGCACGCCGAACCCGGTCCTGCCCGCGGCGGCCCGGTTGGTTCCAGAGGCGAAGATGTCCGCGCCCACGTCGAACCCGAAGACCCGGCAAGAGGCGGACGACCTTCTACAGCGGCTGGCAGACGCGGCGCCGGAACGCAAGCGCAGGGTTCTGGACGCATTCCTGGAGGACACGCTGCGCGAGTCCTTCGCCCTGCCGGAAGGCCGCAGATTAGATCCTGCAACGCCATTCGGCGAACTGGGGCTCGACTCGTTGCTGGCGATCGAGTTGCGCAACCGGATCGGCAAGGCGCTGGGGCGGCGCTTGCCCGCGACGCTGCTGTTCGAAAACCCGTCGCTGGCCGAACTGGGCACCGCGCTCATGGCGGAGCTGGGGCTGGACGATCAGCCCGCGCCGCCCGCGCAGGACAAGGCGGCACCGGCGGACCTATTCGAAGGTCTGGACGACATGAGCGACGACGAACTGGAAAGCCTGTTGGGGCTGGACGGCAACCCGAACGACGAGGCAGAAGCATGA